Proteins encoded by one window of Pseudomonas coleopterorum:
- a CDS encoding DNA topoisomerase IB, whose amino-acid sequence MSDLLEIELPADLHYVDDTQPGLSRKTVRGHFAYFKADGERIRDEAEIKRINALVIPPAYTDVWICSDPQGHLQATGRDARGRKQYRYHPRWREVRDEDKYSRMIEFGKMLPKVRRQLEAHLAAPGLDRNKVMAAVVSLLDNTLIRVGNTQYARDNKSYGLTTMRNKHVEVKGHTIAFQFRGKSGVEHSVTVKDRRLATIVKRCMELPGQNLFQYLDEEGQRHSVSSHDVNAYLHQITGAHFTAKDYRTWAGSALALAMLRELHWQPEPDAKKHIVDMVKAVAKQLGNTPTVCRKCYIHPKVLEHFVMGELAKLPKPRQRKGLRLEEVALATFLERLVAAA is encoded by the coding sequence ATGTCCGACCTTCTCGAAATCGAACTCCCTGCCGATCTGCATTACGTTGACGACACCCAGCCAGGCCTGAGCCGCAAGACGGTGCGTGGCCATTTCGCCTACTTCAAGGCCGATGGCGAGCGCATTCGCGACGAAGCCGAAATCAAGCGCATCAATGCGCTGGTGATCCCGCCCGCCTACACCGATGTGTGGATCTGCTCCGATCCGCAGGGCCATCTGCAGGCGACCGGACGTGACGCCCGCGGGCGCAAGCAGTACCGCTATCACCCGCGCTGGCGCGAGGTGCGTGATGAAGACAAGTACTCGCGCATGATCGAGTTCGGCAAGATGCTGCCCAAGGTACGGCGGCAACTGGAGGCTCACCTGGCCGCGCCGGGGCTGGATCGCAACAAGGTCATGGCAGCAGTGGTGTCGTTGCTCGACAACACGTTGATTCGCGTGGGCAATACCCAGTACGCCCGAGACAACAAATCCTATGGGCTGACGACGATGCGCAACAAGCATGTCGAGGTCAAAGGCCACACCATTGCGTTCCAGTTCCGTGGCAAGAGTGGCGTCGAGCATTCGGTCACGGTAAAGGACCGGCGCCTGGCTACCATCGTCAAGCGCTGCATGGAGCTACCCGGTCAGAATCTGTTCCAGTACCTGGACGAGGAAGGTCAACGGCACAGCGTCAGTTCCCACGACGTGAATGCCTACCTGCACCAGATCACCGGCGCGCACTTCACCGCCAAGGACTACCGTACCTGGGCCGGTAGCGCGCTGGCCCTGGCCATGCTGCGTGAGCTGCACTGGCAGCCAGAACCTGATGCGAAGAAGCACATCGTCGACATGGTCAAGGCGGTGGCCAAACAGTTGGGCAACACGCCGACGGTCTGTCGCAAGTGCTACATCCATCCCAAGGTGCTGGAGCACTTCGTCATGGGTGAACTGGCCAAATTGCCCAAGCCGCGCCAGCGCAAGGGGCTACGTCTGGAAGAGGTCGCCCTGGCGACGTTTCTCGAACGACTGGTGGCGGCTGCGTAA
- the uvrA gene encoding excinuclease ABC subunit UvrA encodes MKPTAPNGFVQVRGAREHNLKNVDVDIPRDALVVFTGVSGSGKSSLAFGTLYAEAQRRYFESVAPYARRLIDQVGVPDVDSIEGLPPAVALQQQRGTPSTRSSVGSVTTLGSLVRMLYSRAGAYPAGQDMLYAEDFSPNTPQGACPNCHGLGRVYEVTEKTMVPDDSLTIRERAVASWPPAWQGQNQRDILVTLGYDVDIPWRDLPKKQRDWILFTEETPTVPVYGGLTPEQTREALKRKMEPSYQGTFTGARRYVLHTFTHSQSALMKKRVSQFMIGAACEVCAGKRLKPEALSVTFAGLDIGEFSQLPLSQLAQKLKPVAEGKQVGKKLSEEKRLAAQQLAQNLLGRLHTLIDLGLGYLSLERSTPTLSSGELQRLRLATQLGSQLFGVVYVLDEPTAGLHPADGESLHTALQGLKAAGNSLFVVEHDLDTMARADWVVDVGPLAGEQGGQVLYSGPPKGLARIDASQTRAYLYGGAVPLPCPRRETVNWLKLADVSRNNLHKVAAQFPLQCFTAVTGISGSGKSSLVSQVLLELVGEHLGQTQEEVEDVLEDAAPQTESGHIVEGMDHIKRLVQVDQKPIGRTPRSNLATYTGLFDHVRKLFAATDEARRRGFDAGQFSFNVAKGRCPECEGEGFVSVELLFMPSVFSPCPTCHGARYSPKTLAVKWQGRTIADVLQLTVHQACEVFAEQPAVLRPLSVLRDIGLGYLRLGQPATELSGGEAQRIKLATELQRNQRGATLYVLDEPTTGLHPSDVDRLMQQLNHLVDAGNSVIVVEHDMRVVAQADWVIDIGPKAGDQGGKVVASGRPEAVAEVGQSQTAPYLRSALAEPV; translated from the coding sequence ATGAAACCTACCGCTCCCAACGGCTTCGTCCAGGTCCGCGGCGCCCGCGAACACAACCTCAAGAACGTCGATGTGGATATCCCGCGCGATGCCCTGGTGGTCTTCACCGGGGTATCAGGTTCGGGCAAGTCATCGTTGGCATTCGGCACCCTCTATGCCGAAGCGCAACGGCGCTACTTCGAATCGGTCGCTCCCTACGCTCGACGCCTGATCGATCAGGTCGGGGTGCCAGATGTCGACAGTATCGAAGGGTTGCCGCCCGCGGTCGCCCTGCAGCAACAGCGCGGTACGCCCAGTACCCGCTCTTCGGTGGGCAGCGTCACCACACTGGGTAGCCTGGTGCGCATGCTCTATTCCCGCGCCGGCGCCTACCCTGCCGGCCAGGACATGCTCTATGCCGAAGATTTCTCGCCCAACACGCCCCAGGGTGCATGCCCGAACTGCCACGGGCTTGGCCGCGTGTACGAAGTCACTGAAAAGACCATGGTGCCCGACGACAGCCTGACCATTCGCGAGCGCGCGGTGGCCTCCTGGCCGCCGGCATGGCAAGGCCAGAACCAGCGCGACATCCTCGTGACCCTGGGGTATGACGTGGACATACCATGGCGCGACCTGCCGAAGAAACAGCGCGACTGGATCCTGTTTACCGAAGAAACCCCCACCGTGCCGGTGTACGGCGGGCTGACGCCGGAACAGACCCGCGAAGCGCTCAAGCGCAAGATGGAACCCAGCTATCAAGGCACCTTCACCGGGGCGAGGCGCTATGTGCTGCACACCTTCACTCATTCGCAAAGCGCACTGATGAAGAAGCGCGTCAGCCAGTTCATGATCGGCGCGGCGTGCGAAGTCTGCGCCGGCAAGCGGCTCAAACCCGAAGCACTGAGCGTGACCTTCGCCGGCCTGGACATCGGCGAGTTCTCGCAACTGCCGCTCAGCCAGCTGGCGCAGAAGCTCAAGCCGGTGGCCGAGGGCAAACAGGTGGGCAAGAAACTCAGCGAGGAGAAGCGCCTGGCTGCTCAGCAGCTCGCGCAAAACCTGCTCGGTCGCCTGCACACTCTGATCGATCTGGGCCTGGGCTATCTGTCGCTGGAACGCAGCACGCCGACGCTGTCGTCCGGCGAGCTGCAGCGCCTGCGCCTGGCTACCCAGCTCGGCTCGCAACTGTTCGGCGTGGTCTATGTGCTGGACGAACCCACCGCCGGCCTGCATCCGGCCGACGGCGAGTCATTGCACACGGCGTTGCAGGGGCTCAAGGCGGCGGGCAATTCCCTGTTCGTCGTCGAACACGATCTGGACACCATGGCGCGCGCCGACTGGGTGGTCGACGTCGGGCCGCTGGCCGGCGAACAGGGTGGCCAAGTGCTGTACAGCGGTCCGCCCAAGGGCCTGGCCCGGATCGACGCTTCACAGACCCGTGCCTATCTGTACGGCGGCGCGGTGCCGCTGCCGTGCCCGCGTCGCGAAACCGTCAACTGGCTGAAACTCGCCGACGTCAGCCGCAACAATCTGCACAAGGTGGCCGCCCAATTTCCGTTGCAATGCTTTACCGCCGTCACCGGCATCTCCGGCTCGGGGAAGTCGAGCCTGGTCAGCCAGGTATTGCTGGAGCTGGTCGGTGAACACCTGGGCCAGACTCAGGAAGAAGTCGAAGACGTGCTGGAAGACGCCGCACCGCAAACAGAATCGGGGCACATCGTCGAGGGCATGGATCACATCAAGCGACTGGTGCAGGTCGATCAGAAGCCCATCGGCCGCACACCGCGCTCGAACCTGGCCACCTACACCGGACTGTTCGATCACGTGCGCAAGCTGTTCGCCGCCACCGACGAGGCTCGTCGTCGCGGTTTCGATGCCGGACAGTTCTCGTTCAACGTGGCCAAGGGGCGCTGCCCGGAGTGCGAAGGCGAAGGTTTCGTCAGCGTCGAGCTGCTGTTCATGCCCAGCGTGTTCAGCCCCTGCCCGACCTGTCACGGCGCCCGCTACAGTCCCAAGACCCTGGCGGTGAAATGGCAGGGCCGTACCATTGCCGACGTGTTGCAATTGACGGTCCATCAGGCCTGTGAAGTGTTTGCCGAACAGCCAGCGGTGCTGCGCCCCTTGAGCGTGCTGCGCGATATCGGTCTGGGCTATCTGCGCCTCGGTCAACCCGCCACCGAACTGTCGGGCGGCGAGGCGCAACGGATCAAGCTGGCCACCGAACTGCAACGCAATCAGCGTGGCGCCACCTTGTATGTGCTCGATGAGCCGACCACGGGCCTGCACCCCAGCGATGTGGACCGGCTGATGCAGCAGCTCAATCATCTGGTGGATGCCGGTAACAGCGTGATCGTGGTCGAGCACGACATGCGCGTGGTGGCTCAGGCGGACTGGGTGATCGACATCGGGCCGAAGGCCGGTGATCAGGGCGGCAAGGTCGTGGCGTCTGGAAGGCCCGAAGCGGTGGCCGAGGTTGGCCAAAGCCAGACTGCGCCGTACCTGCGCAGCGCCTTGGCAGAACCGGTATAG
- a CDS encoding response regulator transcription factor: protein MRTALIIDDHPFIRSSVKLLLKQERFSVVAEAKDGVDGVLMVKTHQPDLVVLDISLPGLDGMDVIARIKEMGTSSRIVILTSQPAEHFSLRCMKLGAMGYVSKCDDLNELRKAVTAIGTGFTYFPVVAFSSVRNSDALVSEADSIARLTNRELTILQHLARGLSNKAIGELMLLSNKTVSTYKFRLMDKLQMGSLVELAELAKRNFLV from the coding sequence ATGCGTACAGCACTGATAATCGACGATCACCCGTTCATCCGGTCAAGCGTCAAACTGTTGCTCAAGCAGGAGAGGTTCAGCGTGGTTGCAGAGGCGAAGGACGGTGTCGATGGCGTCCTCATGGTCAAGACTCATCAACCCGACCTGGTCGTGCTCGACATCTCCCTACCCGGACTCGACGGCATGGACGTCATTGCCAGGATCAAGGAAATGGGGACCAGCAGCCGGATCGTCATTCTCACCTCTCAACCCGCCGAACATTTTTCCCTGCGCTGCATGAAGCTGGGCGCCATGGGTTATGTGTCCAAGTGCGACGACCTCAACGAGCTGCGCAAGGCGGTAACGGCCATCGGTACCGGATTCACCTACTTCCCGGTGGTTGCCTTCAGCTCGGTGCGCAACAGCGATGCGCTGGTCAGCGAGGCGGACAGCATCGCGCGCCTGACCAACCGCGAGCTGACCATCCTCCAGCACCTGGCCCGTGGCCTGAGCAACAAGGCCATCGGCGAGCTGATGCTGCTCAGCAACAAGACCGTGAGCACGTACAAGTTTCGGCTGATGGACAAGCTGCAGATGGGCTCGCTGGTCGAGCTGGCCGAGCTCGCCAAACGTAACTTTCTGGTTTGA